A single region of the Microtus ochrogaster isolate Prairie Vole_2 chromosome 2, MicOch1.0, whole genome shotgun sequence genome encodes:
- the Gpr15 gene encoding G-protein coupled receptor 15, with protein MDPTATLLYLDYYEAASTDHPVMGTLSHLSYTSVFLPIFYTVVFLTGVLGNFILMVALHFKHGNRRLIDIFIINLAASDFIFLVTLPLWVDKEASLGQWRTGSFLCKGSSYVISVNMHCNVFLLTCMSMDRYLAIMCPALARRLRRRNCAYAVCTSVWIISCLLGLPTLLSRELTQVDGKLYCAEKEPTLLKLMWGLVALIVTFFVPLLSILTCYCCITRRLCAHYQQSGKHSKKLRKSIKIIIIVVTAFVFSWLPFNTFKLLAIVSRLQPEHQFSLESFQMAMEVSGPLAFANSCVNPFIYYVFDSYIRRAIIHRLCPCLKNYDFGSSSETSDSHLSKALSNFIHAEDFVKRRKRSVSL; from the coding sequence ATGGACCCAACAGCCACCCTTCTTTATTTGGATTACTATGAAGCTGCAAGCACCGATCATCCCGTCATGGGGactctctcccacctctcctaCACGTCTGTCTTCCTCCCTATCTTTTACACAGTCGTGTTTCTGACTGGAGTACTGGGGAATTTCATCCTCATGGTCGCACTCCATTTCAAACACGGCAACCGAAGATTAATCGACATCTTCATCATCAACCTGGCTGCTTCTGACTTCATTTTCCTTGTCACACTGCCGCTTTGGGTGGATAAGGAAGCCTCTCTGGGGCAGTGGAGGACTGGCTCCTTCCTGTGCAAAGGCAGCTCCTATGTGATCTCAGTGAACATGCACTGTAATGTCTTCTTGCTCACTTGCATGAGCATGGACCGCTACCTGGCCATCATGTGCCCAGCCTTAGCCAGAAGATTGAGAAGGAGAAACTGCGCATATGCAGTCTGCACCAGTGTCTGGATCATCTCATGCCTCCTGGGACTGCCCACGCTTCTGTCCAGGGAGCTCACTCAAGTGGATGGGAAGCTATACTGTGCAGAGAAGGAACCCACTCTGCTAAAACTGATGTGGGGTCTGGTGGCCTTAATTGTCACCTTTTTCGTCCCCCTATTGAGCATTTTGACCTGCTACTGTTGTATCACGAGGAGGCTGTGCGCTCATTACCAGCAGTCgggaaaacacagcaaaaagCTGAGGAAGTCCATAAAGATCATCATTATTGTTGTGACGGCCTTCGTCTTCTCCTGGTTGCCCTTCAATACTTTCAAGCTCCTGGCCATTGTCTCGAGGTTGCAGCCAGAACACCAGTTTTCCCTGGAGTCTTTTCAGATGGCTATGGAGGTGAGTGGGCCCTTGGCCTTTGCCAACAGCTGTGTCAACCCTTTCATTTACTATGTCTTTGACAGCTATATCCGTCGGGCCATTATACATCGTCTGTGCCCTTGTCTGAAGAACTATGACTTTGGGAGCAGCTCTGAGACATCAGACAGTCACCTTTCCAAGGCCCTTTCTAACTTCATCCATGCTGAGGATTTTGTCAAGCGGAGGAAGAGGTCTGTGTCACTCTGA